The Canis aureus isolate CA01 chromosome 24, VMU_Caureus_v.1.0, whole genome shotgun sequence nucleotide sequence TTTCGCCTTCGTGACACTGACGGCCTGCTGGAGGCTCTCCCAGGGACGACACTGCTGGGCTCGTGGACGCCGGAGCCCATCTCCGGATCGGCCTCCGGGGACCCCACGCTCGGGAACCCAGGGCGGCCTTTCACGTCCCGGGTCTGTTTGCTCACCTGCAAACCGGAGCAGTTTGGCTCCTTAAACCACCGTGAACCTTAAGAACGTGTATGAACCACTTTACTCAACATTACACTAAAAGCGAGAGCCCGCAAGAaccagccccccccacccccacccccacccccacccccacccccggccctccgCACTTTCTGTCGGAGGACTTCCGCCTTCCAGCGGGACGGCGCCCCGCCCTGCGTCACCTTTCCTTTAAAGCACGCGTGCCGAAGCCCCGCCCACTACGGAGAGCGAAGGGGGCTCCGGCGGGGGCCGGCCCGTGGCCTCTTCCGCCAGACCTTACCAGTCGCCCGCCCGGCACAGGTAAAGCTAAAGGCGAGGGGTGCCCAGGGAAGGCGGGGCCTGCGGCGGGAAGACGTGGGCTTCGGCACAGGCCTGCGAGAACGCGGCTTGGCGCTCGGCTCAGTCCCTGGAAGGGCAGTGCCGCCCCTGGCGCCGGCCGGAGCGCGGAGGGGTGCCGCAGACCGTGCCGCGGGGTCGGGGCTTCGGCCGGGCTCTCGAGCCGTCCGTGAGTCCGGGATGCTGCCGGTGCCGCCGGGAAGCGCGGGCCCTAGCCCTGGCGCCGGTCCCCCGTgaccccgcgcgccccgccccgccgtcgCGGCGTACGCAGgggcacgcacgcacgcacgctcGCCGGCCGTCCCACGCCCCCTCTGGCTTCCTGGTGTGGGCGTGGCCGCGGCTCCTCGCGACCGGGTTCCCCGAGGAAGCgtcgcggggcggggcgcggcgtgTGCCGCGGGCAAGGTTGCTCAGCGATGGCGGGGTTTCCTCTTCCCCTGCGTATCATTAGCAAGGCTCCTGTGGCGTAAGACCCTCGAGAGGAGTAAATAATCTTTGCTACTGAAAAGCCGCAGTTCCACGTCCGTGTAATGAAAGGCTTCGGCCTCAGGGAGGGCAGAGTGCAGGGGCGTCCGACCTGGCGGCGGCTGCGCTGTGCGTGGGACGGTGCAGTGAGGGGCGCTTCAGACCGCCCGCCGTCGGCGTCGGCGGAGGG carries:
- the LOC144296603 gene encoding uncharacterized protein LOC144296603; the protein is MNTTLPAAHAAPRPATLPRGTRSRGAAATPTPGSQRGRGTAGERACVRAPAYAATAGRGARGHGGPAPGLGPALPGGTGSIPDSRTAREPGRSPDPAARSAAPLRAPAGARGGTALPGTEPSAKPRSRRPVPKPTSSRRRPRLPWAPLAFSFTCAGRATGEQTDPGRERPPWVPERGVPGGRSGDGLRRPRAQQCRPWESLQQAVSVTKAKPTCGGSVACQESAGQLQSSGNSSRPGGNLLS